The genomic DNA CATTACAACTTCTGTTTAATAAACGTACAGATGCAACTATGGTCCCTGAAAATCCTTTTATTTATTTTACCAAAAATCATAGAAGTAAGAGCAATCAATTTAAAATAGCTGATAGTATCAATGAAAAATGGAGTATTGGTTTTATGATTTCCAAAAAAAATGATAAATTGAAAAAAAATATTGATAAAACCTTGTGTGAAATAATTTCAGATGGCACTTATAAGAAAATATTTAATAGATATTTCGAGAAAAACGATTCTCCTAACATAGTTAATTGCACTTCATAGTTGATAATAAGTTTTTTGGTTATAATTTCATGATACCTGAATGGTTAAATCTTGTTATCGATTCATTCCCACAGCTTTTCTATGCTACTGTAGTTTTTACTATACCAATCGCATTGATTTCTTTCGTATTAAGTCTAATCATTGGGCTGTTTCTCGCTATTGCTTGGATCTTTTTTACAAGAAAAGTTACCTTTATAATATATATTTATGTATGGATTTTTCGAGGAACCCCCCTTCTAGCGCAATTATTTTTAATATTTTATGGACTGCCACATATTGGAATTGTAGTGAGCGCATTTAACGCAGTTGTCATTATCCTTACACTTAATTTTTCCGCCTATATTTCGGAAGTAATACGATCCTCTATTATGGCTATTTCAAGAGGACAATGGGAAGCATCCTATTCTATTGGATTAACATTATATCAAACTATGCGACATGTTATATTACCACAAGCCGCGGCTACATCTATAGCTCCTTTATCAAGTGAATTTATATCCATATTAAAAAGTACTTCGCTTGCTTCAAGTGTTACAGTGCCAGAACTATTCCAAATATCAAATAGGATTGTCTCAACAACTTTTCAACCTCTGATTATATATCTAGAAATTGTTATCATTTATCTTGTTTTGACTTCATTGTGTTATTTGATACAAATAAAATTAGAATCTTTTTTTACGAGATATACATGTCCTGATAATTATAGAAAAAAAATGAGTTTAAAAAAAGAAAAACAAAACTTTTTTTGGTTATCCTCTTGAAAAGTAATAATATATTGAAACCATAATAAAAAATATTTAGAAACAAAAGTTATTGTATTGGTTTAGAAAATTAAGTCATTCTATGATAAAAGATAATTGAGCAAGTTATATCCATCATCATTAAAATAAGAATAGTTATAAAACTTCAACAATATAAATAATTTACAATTAGATTACATTCACGCTGCTACTATAAAACGAGAAGATTTAGAAGCTAAAGAACGAATAAGTTTTCT from Candidatus Liberibacter americanus str. Sao Paulo includes the following:
- a CDS encoding amino acid ABC transporter permease — its product is MPEWLNLVIDSFPQLFYATVVFTIPIALISFVLSLIIGLFLAIAWIFFTRKVTFIIYIYVWIFRGTPLLAQLFLIFYGLPHIGIVVSAFNAVVIILTLNFSAYISEVIRSSIMAISRGQWEASYSIGLTLYQTMRHVILPQAAATSIAPLSSEFISILKSTSLASSVTVPELFQISNRIVSTTFQPLIIYLEIVIIYLVLTSLCYLIQIKLESFFTRYTCPDNYRKKMSLKKEKQNFFWLSS